A section of the Streptomyces sp. SCL15-4 genome encodes:
- the pdxT gene encoding pyridoxal 5'-phosphate synthase glutaminase subunit PdxT has protein sequence MNTPVIGVLALQGDVREHLIALAAADAVARPVRRPEELAEVDGLVLPGGESTTISKLAVLFGVMEPLRARVRDGMPVYGTCAGLILLADKILDPRSGQETIGGIDMIVRRNAFGRQNESFEAAVDVKDIPGDPVEGVFIRAPWVESVGAAAEVLAEHDGHIVAVRQGNALATSFHPELTGDHRVHSLFVDMVRANGAAESL, from the coding sequence ATGAACACTCCTGTCATAGGCGTCCTGGCCCTCCAGGGCGACGTCCGGGAACACCTCATCGCCCTGGCCGCGGCGGACGCCGTGGCCAGGCCGGTGCGGCGCCCCGAGGAACTCGCCGAGGTCGACGGTCTCGTCCTGCCCGGCGGCGAGTCCACCACCATCTCCAAGCTGGCCGTCCTCTTCGGCGTGATGGAGCCCCTGCGCGCGCGCGTGCGCGACGGCATGCCCGTCTACGGCACCTGCGCGGGCCTGATCCTGCTCGCCGACAAGATCCTCGACCCGCGCTCGGGCCAGGAGACCATCGGCGGCATCGACATGATCGTGCGCCGTAACGCCTTCGGCCGGCAGAACGAGTCGTTCGAGGCCGCGGTCGACGTCAAGGACATCCCGGGCGATCCCGTGGAGGGCGTCTTCATCCGCGCTCCCTGGGTGGAGTCCGTGGGGGCCGCCGCCGAGGTGCTCGCCGAACACGACGGCCACATCGTCGCCGTCCGCCAGGGCAACGCGCTCGCCACCTCCTTCCACCCGGAGCTGACCGGCGACCACCGCGTGCACTCGCTGTTCGTCGACATGGTGCGCGCCAACGGGGCGGCGGAGTCCTTGTAG
- the ruvA gene encoding Holliday junction branch migration protein RuvA, which translates to MIAFVSGTVAALAPDTAVVEVGGVGMAVQCTPNTLSTLRIGRPARLHTSLVVREDSLTLYGFADDDERQVFELLQTANGVGPRLAQAMLAVHTPDALRRAVATGDEKALTAVPGIGKKGAQKLLLELKDRLGEPVGAPAVGAPVSQGWRDQLHAALIGLGYATREADEAVAAVAPQAEAADGTPQVGQLLKAALQTLNRAR; encoded by the coding sequence ATGATCGCCTTCGTCAGCGGCACCGTCGCCGCGCTCGCCCCCGACACCGCGGTCGTCGAGGTCGGGGGAGTCGGCATGGCCGTCCAGTGCACCCCGAACACCCTGTCGACGCTGCGGATCGGCCGGCCCGCCCGGCTGCACACCTCCCTCGTCGTGCGCGAGGACTCGCTCACCCTGTACGGCTTCGCGGACGACGACGAACGCCAGGTCTTCGAGCTGTTGCAGACCGCGAACGGCGTCGGTCCGCGCCTCGCCCAGGCCATGCTGGCCGTGCACACCCCGGACGCGCTGCGCCGCGCGGTCGCCACGGGAGACGAGAAGGCCCTCACCGCCGTCCCCGGCATCGGCAAGAAGGGCGCCCAGAAGCTGCTGCTGGAGCTGAAGGACCGGCTCGGCGAGCCCGTCGGCGCCCCGGCCGTCGGCGCGCCCGTCAGCCAGGGCTGGCGCGACCAGTTGCACGCGGCCCTGATCGGCCTCGGCTACGCCACCCGGGAGGCCGACGAGGCGGTGGCCGCCGTCGCGCCCCAGGCCGAGGCGGCGGACGGCACTCCGCAGGTGGGCCAGTTGCTGAAGGCCGCCCTGCAGACCCTGAACCGCGCCCGCTGA
- the ruvB gene encoding Holliday junction branch migration DNA helicase RuvB, which translates to MNWDDTTATPAEERLVGASADREDQAVEAALRPKDLGEFIGQHKVREQLDLVLRAARARGATADHVLLSGAPGLGKTTLSMIIAAEMGAPIRITSGPAIQHAGDLASILSSLQEGEVLFLDEIHRMSRPAEEMLYMAMEDFRVDVIVGKGPGATAIPLELPPFTLVGATTRAGLLPPPLRDRFGFTAHMEFYSPQELERVVHRSASLLDVGIEPDGAAEIAGRSRGTPRIANRLLRRVRDYAQVKADGLITREIAAAALAVYEVDARGLDRLDRAVLQALLKLFGGGPVGLSTLAVAVGEERETVEEVAEPFLVREGLLARTPRGRVATPAAWAHLGLTPPHAPAAGNGQQDLFGA; encoded by the coding sequence GTGAACTGGGACGACACCACCGCTACCCCCGCCGAGGAGCGGCTCGTCGGTGCGTCGGCCGATCGGGAGGACCAGGCCGTCGAGGCCGCCCTGCGCCCCAAGGACCTCGGCGAGTTCATCGGCCAGCACAAGGTCCGCGAACAGCTGGACCTGGTGCTGCGCGCCGCACGCGCGCGGGGCGCCACCGCCGACCATGTGCTGCTCTCCGGGGCGCCCGGCCTCGGCAAGACCACCCTGTCGATGATCATCGCGGCGGAGATGGGCGCCCCCATCCGCATCACCTCCGGACCCGCCATCCAGCACGCCGGGGACCTCGCCTCGATCCTGTCCTCGCTCCAGGAGGGCGAGGTGCTCTTCCTCGACGAGATCCACCGCATGTCCCGGCCCGCCGAAGAGATGCTGTACATGGCGATGGAGGACTTCCGCGTCGACGTCATCGTCGGCAAGGGCCCCGGCGCCACCGCGATCCCGCTGGAGCTGCCGCCGTTCACCCTGGTCGGCGCCACCACGCGCGCGGGCCTGCTGCCGCCCCCGCTGCGCGACCGCTTCGGCTTCACCGCGCACATGGAGTTCTACTCCCCGCAGGAGCTGGAGCGCGTGGTGCACCGCTCGGCGAGCCTGCTGGACGTGGGCATCGAGCCGGACGGCGCCGCCGAGATCGCCGGCCGCTCCCGGGGCACGCCCCGTATCGCCAACCGCCTGCTGCGCCGCGTCCGTGACTACGCGCAGGTCAAGGCCGACGGGCTGATCACCCGGGAGATCGCCGCCGCCGCGCTCGCCGTCTACGAGGTCGACGCGCGCGGCCTGGACCGGCTCGACCGCGCCGTCCTTCAGGCCTTGCTGAAGCTGTTCGGCGGCGGACCGGTGGGCCTGTCCACCCTCGCCGTCGCGGTGGGGGAGGAGCGGGAGACCGTGGAGGAGGTCGCCGAGCCGTTCCTGGTCCGCGAGGGCCTGCTCGCCCGCACCCCGCGCGGCCGGGTCGCCACCCCCGCCGCCTGGGCGCACCTCGGGCTGACCCCGCCGCACGCGCCGGCCGCGGGAAACGGACAACAGGACCTGTTCGGGGCGTGA
- a CDS encoding YebC/PmpR family DNA-binding transcriptional regulator, producing MSGHSKWATTKHKKAVIDAKRGKLFAKLIKNIEVAARMGGADPEGNPTLYDAIQKAKKSSVPNKNIDSAVKRGAGLEAGGADYETIMYEGYGPNGVAVLIECLTDNRNRAASEVRVAMTRNGGSMADPGSVSYLFNRKGVVIVPKGELTEDDVLGAVLDAGAEEVNDLGETFEVISEATDLVAVRSALQDAGIDYDSAEANFVPTMQVELDEEGAKKIFKLIDALEDSDDVQNVFANFDVSDEIMEKVDA from the coding sequence ATGTCCGGCCACTCTAAATGGGCCACGACGAAGCACAAGAAGGCCGTGATCGACGCCAAGCGCGGCAAGCTCTTCGCGAAGCTGATCAAGAACATCGAGGTCGCGGCACGCATGGGCGGCGCGGACCCCGAGGGCAACCCGACGCTGTACGACGCCATCCAGAAGGCGAAGAAGTCGTCGGTTCCGAACAAGAACATCGACTCCGCGGTCAAGCGCGGCGCGGGCCTGGAGGCCGGCGGCGCCGACTACGAGACGATCATGTACGAGGGTTACGGCCCGAACGGTGTCGCGGTGCTCATCGAGTGCCTCACCGACAACCGCAACCGCGCCGCCTCCGAGGTCCGTGTCGCCATGACCCGCAACGGCGGCTCCATGGCCGACCCGGGCTCGGTGTCGTACCTGTTCAACCGCAAGGGCGTCGTCATCGTCCCCAAGGGCGAGCTGACCGAGGACGACGTCCTCGGCGCCGTCCTGGACGCCGGTGCCGAGGAGGTCAACGACCTCGGTGAGACCTTCGAGGTCATCAGCGAGGCCACCGACCTGGTCGCCGTGCGCTCCGCGCTGCAGGACGCCGGCATCGACTACGACTCCGCCGAGGCCAACTTCGTCCCGACCATGCAGGTCGAGCTGGACGAGGAGGGCGCCAAGAAGATCTTCAAGCTCATCGACGCGCTGGAGGACAGCGACGACGTGCAGAACGTCTTCGCCAACTTCGACGTGAGCGACGAGATCATGGAGAAGGTCGACGCGTAA
- the yajC gene encoding preprotein translocase subunit YajC: MNAYTLLPFIVLIAAMFLMTRSAKKKQQQAADMRNHMQPGSGVRTIGGMYATVKEVNEDTVLLDAGPGVDLLFAKNSIGAVLTDDEYNRIVHGVEHDLKSDTGLVPDDASSLTETDETDGSADAAAASDDKIDLGKKDAAEAGADDQPKKTDGDSDAK, from the coding sequence GTGAATGCCTATACCCTTCTCCCGTTCATCGTGCTCATCGCGGCCATGTTCCTGATGACGCGTTCGGCCAAGAAGAAGCAGCAGCAGGCCGCCGACATGCGGAACCACATGCAGCCCGGCTCCGGAGTCCGCACGATCGGGGGGATGTACGCGACGGTCAAGGAGGTCAACGAGGACACGGTCCTCCTCGACGCCGGGCCGGGCGTCGACCTCCTCTTCGCCAAGAACTCGATCGGCGCCGTCCTCACCGACGACGAGTACAACCGCATCGTCCACGGCGTCGAGCACGACCTGAAGTCCGACACCGGCCTCGTCCCGGACGACGCCTCCTCCCTCACCGAGACCGACGAGACCGACGGATCCGCCGACGCTGCCGCCGCCTCGGACGACAAGATCGACCTCGGTAAGAAGGACGCCGCCGAGGCCGGGGCGGACGACCAGCCGAAGAAGACCGACGGCGACTCCGACGCGAAGTAG
- the ruvC gene encoding crossover junction endodeoxyribonuclease RuvC, producing MRVLGVDPGLTRCGIGVVEGVAGRPLAMLGVGVVRTPADADLSHRLLAVEQGIEEWLEEHRPEVVAVERVFSQHNVRTVMGTAQASAVAMLCAARRGIPVALHTPSEVKAAVTGSGRAEKAQVGAMVTRLLRLAAPPKPADAADALALAICHIWRAPAQNRLQQAVARHAVHATKGPTA from the coding sequence GTGCGTGTTCTGGGGGTGGACCCCGGCCTGACCCGGTGCGGGATCGGCGTCGTCGAGGGCGTGGCGGGCCGCCCGCTGGCCATGCTCGGCGTCGGAGTCGTGCGGACCCCGGCCGACGCCGACCTCAGCCACCGGCTGCTCGCCGTGGAGCAGGGCATCGAGGAGTGGCTGGAGGAGCACCGGCCCGAGGTCGTCGCCGTGGAGCGCGTCTTCAGCCAGCACAACGTGCGCACGGTCATGGGCACCGCCCAGGCCAGCGCCGTGGCCATGCTGTGCGCCGCCCGGCGCGGCATCCCCGTCGCCCTGCACACCCCGAGCGAGGTCAAAGCCGCCGTCACCGGCTCCGGACGCGCCGAGAAGGCCCAGGTGGGCGCCATGGTCACCCGGCTGCTGCGGCTGGCCGCGCCCCCGAAACCCGCCGACGCCGCGGACGCCCTCGCGCTCGCCATCTGCCACATCTGGCGGGCCCCGGCCCAGAACCGGCTCCAGCAGGCCGTCGCCCGGCACGCCGTCCACGCAACGAAAGGCCCCACGGCATGA